The window CGACGCCGGTGACCCCCAGCACCAGGGCCAGCAGACCAGCGACGCCCAGGATCACCAGCCAGACCGGCTTGGTGAGCTTCTCGGCCGCAGTGTAGGCGTCGGGCCGCTGCATGGCGGCGTGGACGAACGCGTACAGCGTGGCGCCGACTACGGCGAGCTGCAAAACGAAAAGGACGGTACCCACAAGCTGGCTCACAATGAACCAGCCTAGGCGGATACCGTCCCGATCGTCGATTTACTTCTGGGTAACCTTCTTGGCCGGGGCCTTCTTGGCCGGGGCGTCGTTGGCCGGGGCCTCGTTGGCGGCGGCGTTGGCCGGAGCCTTCTTGGCGGCAGCAGCCTTGGCCGGAGCCTTCTCGGCCGGAGCCTCGCCGGCGGGCAGCTCGACG is drawn from Candidatus Mycolicibacterium alkanivorans and contains these coding sequences:
- a CDS encoding DUF2516 family protein, which gives rise to MSQLVGTVLFVLQLAVVGATLYAFVHAAMQRPDAYTAAEKLTKPVWLVILGVAGLLALVLGVTGVAIAAVAAGVYIVDVRPKLLEIQGKSR